The Oxalobacteraceae bacterium OTU3CINTB1 genome includes a window with the following:
- a CDS encoding hemerythrin domain-containing protein, translating into MFSLSKLSPSITDMIRMDHSHVLLAFHQYTGGAKKRVKKALTTHICTALEIHATLEEECFYPTMRRISPDAVTAKSEPEHDEMRQLIARLRASTTIDDEHDRLLMELMRIVMHHVADEETVLLANAEKLLSADQLSEMGIQMTKRRLQLVGGKAGTIAASGVVGFSGSTTALVLALAGGIAAGHLLKGSANARLQAQNG; encoded by the coding sequence ATGTTCTCACTTAGCAAACTCAGCCCTTCCATCACCGACATGATCCGCATGGACCACAGCCATGTCTTGCTCGCCTTTCACCAATACACGGGCGGGGCCAAAAAGCGGGTCAAAAAAGCGCTGACCACCCATATCTGCACCGCGCTGGAAATCCACGCGACGTTGGAAGAGGAATGTTTTTATCCCACCATGCGCCGCATCAGCCCCGATGCCGTCACCGCCAAGAGCGAACCCGAACACGATGAGATGCGGCAACTCATCGCCCGGCTGCGCGCCAGCACCACCATCGACGACGAGCACGACCGCCTGCTGATGGAACTGATGCGCATCGTCATGCATCATGTGGCCGACGAGGAAACCGTGTTGCTCGCCAACGCGGAGAAATTGCTCAGCGCCGACCAACTAAGCGAGATGGGCATCCAGATGACCAAGCGGCGGCTGCAACTGGTTGGCGGCAAGGCGGGCACGATCGCCGCCAGCGGCGTGGTCGGTTTTTCCGGCAGCACCACGGCGCTGGTCCTGGCGCTGGCAGGCGGCATCGCGGCCGGTCATCTCTTGAAAGGATCGGCCAATGCGCGACTCCAAGCCCAGAACGGTTAG
- a CDS encoding patatin-like phospholipase family protein, with protein MRDSKPRTVSIGLQGAGAYGAFTWGVLDRLLDEEDLAIDCLTGSSSGAINAAVLADGYARGGGRRGAQGALRRFWTGLATAASFSPMRRTLLDHLIGGWTMEASPAYHGLEMAGVLAGPVFEIPLTQNPLRILLSRLIDFDRVRAADTIPVFIAATNVRTGKGRIFTRDEITVQSLLASACLPTVFAAVEVEGESYWDGSYVANPPLAPLLDRNAGDVIVVQNNPVSRSTMPRNLADISNRANEIAFNISFVRELATLKHGLDAPDEQEGTSMHANRSRLHLISGNDTLSDYRVSSKFNAERDFITHLHRRGVAAAEQWLCTDAGQLGVRSTLDLERAFA; from the coding sequence ATGCGCGACTCCAAGCCCAGAACGGTTAGCATCGGCCTGCAGGGGGCGGGGGCCTACGGCGCCTTTACATGGGGCGTGCTCGACCGGCTGCTCGACGAGGAGGACCTGGCAATCGACTGCCTGACGGGCAGCAGCTCGGGCGCGATCAACGCGGCGGTGCTCGCCGACGGCTACGCCCGCGGCGGCGGCCGGCGCGGCGCGCAAGGGGCGTTGCGACGCTTCTGGACCGGGCTGGCAACTGCCGCCTCATTCAGCCCGATGCGGCGCACCTTGCTCGACCACCTGATTGGCGGCTGGACGATGGAAGCATCGCCCGCCTATCACGGGCTGGAAATGGCCGGCGTACTGGCCGGCCCGGTGTTCGAGATACCGCTCACGCAAAACCCGCTGCGCATTTTGCTGTCGCGCCTGATCGATTTCGACCGGGTCCGCGCCGCCGACACCATCCCCGTGTTCATCGCGGCCACCAATGTGCGCACCGGCAAGGGCCGCATCTTCACGCGCGACGAGATCACCGTGCAGTCGCTGCTGGCGTCGGCCTGCCTGCCGACGGTATTCGCCGCCGTCGAGGTGGAGGGTGAAAGCTATTGGGACGGCAGCTATGTGGCCAACCCGCCGCTGGCGCCGCTACTCGACCGCAACGCCGGCGACGTGATCGTGGTGCAGAACAATCCGGTCTCGCGCTCGACCATGCCGCGCAACCTTGCGGACATCAGCAACCGTGCCAATGAAATCGCCTTCAACATCAGTTTCGTGCGCGAACTTGCCACCCTCAAGCACGGGCTGGACGCGCCCGACGAGCAGGAAGGCACGTCCATGCACGCCAACCGATCGCGTTTGCACCTGATCAGTGGGAACGACACCTTGTCGGACTACCGCGTGTCGAGCAAGTTCAACGCGGAACGCGATTTCATCACCCATCTGCACCGGCGCGGGGTGGCGGCGGCCGAACAATGGTTGTGCACCGACGCCGGCCAGCTTGGGGTGCGCTCGACGCTCGACCTCGAGCGGGCGTTCGCGTAA
- a CDS encoding formylglycine-generating enzyme family protein: MKPSRRHAHARLFVHCLAGILLANAGPAAAAAEPLKIDVRGSQILGPDQQDSGEADWLARLNNWKRDTTGQHAPWLAAMRAWRFDQLAKMGYDDAQYRRPELRWTQRDFVQTQAMMEDRYLYDPATGRYTVDRFLDDLNQRYGGIDSVLLWPVYPNIGIDDRNQWDMLRDLPGGVAGVRRMIKDFHARGVKVFFPTMPWDTGSRDPGTTIHEATAALMAEIGADGINGDTMFGLPLEYRTAADATGHAMALEPELSFSDDRMLAYNNQSWGYWPASPVPLVSKWKWLEPRHQVHVCDRWATDRTTLLQDAFFNGVGVQSWENVWGWWNRITPRDGEALRRIATIYRAFPEQLVGSGWRPHVPTLHHGVYASEFPLPGKTLWTLINRTDWRVDRRIMRVPHAQGQRYFDVWDGKEMTPTVANGYAELGVALEAHGYGAVLRLDPGVDVEGLAATLKMLAKQAARPLASYANAWTPLRQKMVAIAASPAARTTPEGMVKVPGALFDFQVHGIEIEGENKPGLDVQYPWEPVARRHHVRSVPIKTFYIDKHLVTNAQFKQFLDASGYRPADAHNFLRHWTAGAPKADDAQRPVVWVSLDDVRAYLRWAGKRLPNEWEWQYAAQGGDGRLYPWGNEWNAAMVPAPEKGREMTAPEAVGQRPQAASPFGVEDLVGNVWQWTNEFADEHTRAAVLRGGSYYQPQNSYWYFPQAYKLNEHGKYLLMAPSKDRSGALGFRGVKDAAD, encoded by the coding sequence ATGAAACCAAGCCGCCGCCATGCACACGCCCGACTGTTCGTTCACTGCCTCGCCGGCATCCTGCTGGCGAACGCCGGACCGGCGGCTGCCGCCGCCGAACCGCTCAAAATCGACGTGCGCGGCAGCCAGATCCTCGGCCCCGATCAGCAGGACAGCGGCGAGGCGGACTGGCTGGCCCGCCTGAACAACTGGAAGCGCGACACCACCGGCCAGCACGCCCCCTGGCTGGCGGCGATGCGCGCGTGGCGCTTCGACCAGCTCGCGAAGATGGGCTACGACGACGCCCAGTACCGGCGCCCGGAACTGCGCTGGACGCAACGCGATTTCGTGCAAACCCAGGCGATGATGGAAGACCGCTATCTGTACGATCCGGCCACCGGCCGCTACACCGTCGACCGCTTCCTCGACGATTTGAATCAACGCTACGGCGGCATCGACAGCGTGTTGCTATGGCCGGTCTATCCGAACATCGGCATCGACGACCGCAACCAGTGGGACATGCTGCGCGACCTGCCCGGCGGCGTGGCCGGGGTGCGGCGGATGATCAAGGACTTCCACGCGCGCGGCGTCAAGGTGTTCTTCCCGACCATGCCCTGGGATACCGGCTCGCGCGATCCGGGCACGACGATCCACGAGGCGACGGCCGCGCTGATGGCCGAGATCGGCGCCGACGGCATCAACGGCGACACGATGTTCGGCTTGCCGCTGGAGTACCGCACCGCCGCCGACGCCACCGGCCACGCCATGGCGCTGGAGCCGGAGCTATCGTTCAGCGACGACCGCATGCTCGCGTACAATAACCAAAGCTGGGGGTACTGGCCGGCGTCGCCGGTGCCGCTGGTGAGTAAATGGAAATGGCTGGAGCCGCGCCACCAGGTCCATGTGTGCGACCGTTGGGCGACCGACCGCACCACCTTGCTGCAGGACGCCTTCTTCAACGGCGTCGGCGTGCAGAGCTGGGAAAATGTCTGGGGCTGGTGGAACCGGATCACGCCGCGCGACGGCGAGGCCTTGCGCCGCATCGCGACCATTTACCGCGCTTTCCCCGAACAGCTGGTCGGCAGCGGCTGGCGGCCGCACGTGCCGACCTTGCACCACGGCGTCTACGCCAGCGAATTTCCGCTGCCCGGCAAGACGCTGTGGACGCTCATCAACCGTACCGACTGGCGCGTCGACCGGCGCATCATGCGCGTCCCGCATGCGCAAGGCCAACGCTACTTCGACGTCTGGGATGGCAAGGAAATGACGCCGACGGTGGCGAACGGTTACGCCGAACTGGGCGTCGCGCTGGAAGCGCATGGCTACGGCGCCGTGCTGCGCCTCGATCCGGGCGTCGATGTGGAGGGTCTGGCGGCGACGTTGAAGATGCTGGCGAAGCAGGCCGCGCGGCCGCTGGCATCGTACGCGAACGCCTGGACGCCGCTGCGGCAAAAGATGGTGGCCATCGCCGCCTCCCCGGCGGCACGTACCACGCCAGAGGGCATGGTGAAGGTGCCCGGCGCGCTGTTCGACTTCCAGGTCCACGGCATCGAGATCGAAGGCGAGAACAAGCCGGGCCTGGATGTGCAATATCCGTGGGAGCCGGTGGCGCGCCGGCACCACGTGCGCAGCGTGCCGATCAAAACCTTCTACATCGACAAGCACCTCGTCACCAACGCGCAGTTCAAGCAGTTTCTCGACGCCAGCGGCTACCGGCCGGCGGACGCGCATAACTTCCTGCGCCACTGGACCGCTGGCGCCCCCAAGGCGGACGATGCGCAGCGCCCGGTGGTGTGGGTGTCGCTCGACGACGTGCGCGCCTACCTGCGCTGGGCCGGCAAGCGCCTGCCCAACGAATGGGAATGGCAGTATGCGGCGCAGGGCGGGGACGGCCGCCTCTACCCATGGGGCAACGAGTGGAACGCGGCGATGGTGCCGGCGCCGGAAAAGGGGCGGGAAATGACCGCGCCGGAAGCGGTCGGCCAGCGTCCGCAGGCGGCCAGCCCGTTCGGCGTCGAGGACCTGGTGGGCAATGTCTGGCAATGGACCAACGAGTTCGCCGACGAGCACACCCGCGCGGCGGTGCTGCGCGGCGGCAGCTACTACCAGCCGCAAAACTCGTACTGGTACTTCCCGCAAGCGTACAAGCTCAACGAGCATGGCAAGTACCTGTTGATGGCGCCGTCGAAAGACCGCTCGGGCGCGCTCGGGTTCCGTGGCGTCAAGGACGCGGCGGATTGA
- a CDS encoding PepSY domain-containing protein: protein MRRYIYLLHRWTGIVMCVLMALWFVSGVVMLFVGYPKLTPWERLGALPPLPTAGCCIEPGRALAHSAAPADVQRLTLTSVAGRPHYLLLEGDGRYTRVDAVGGTASGPADKYAAIAAARTFKPGADAVYLGAVDEDRWTHSRALNPHRPLHIVDLGDEASTRVYVSSSTGQVVLDAPRAERYWNFVGAWLHWMYMIRQQNTDPVWTWTLIGLSAVGVLSALTGLLNGVWRWRFSGRYKSGQRTPYREAYMRWHHILGLVFGLVLCTWMFSGLMSMNPFNILGAKGARPDAIAMQGASPASLRLPQTVPQVLERLRTGSFAPRELEWGVLNGHPFILARDGMNDTRIVDATGSGLRILTSWPLWQLEDAARRLLPYRVASFDMLTSYDAQYFAREQASMYGANERRLPALRAVFDDPENTWVYLDARTGQVELSADKTQRLGRWLFNFLHSWDIPVLLTPSWPREAAIIALSIGGLLLSATAAVIALRRLRAIVRH from the coding sequence ATGCGACGCTATATTTATCTGCTGCACCGCTGGACCGGCATTGTCATGTGTGTGTTGATGGCGCTGTGGTTCGTCAGCGGCGTGGTGATGCTGTTCGTCGGCTATCCCAAGCTGACGCCGTGGGAGCGCTTGGGCGCGCTGCCGCCGTTGCCAACAGCGGGCTGTTGCATCGAGCCCGGGCGCGCGCTGGCGCACAGCGCCGCGCCGGCCGACGTCCAGCGGCTGACGCTGACATCGGTCGCCGGCCGCCCGCATTATCTGTTGCTGGAAGGGGACGGGCGATACACGCGGGTGGACGCCGTCGGCGGCACCGCGTCCGGCCCGGCGGACAAGTACGCCGCGATCGCCGCCGCGCGCACTTTTAAGCCTGGCGCCGACGCGGTGTACCTGGGCGCGGTCGATGAAGATCGCTGGACCCATTCGCGGGCCTTGAATCCACACCGTCCGCTGCATATCGTGGACCTCGGTGACGAGGCGTCGACGAGGGTGTACGTGTCTTCCTCGACCGGCCAGGTGGTGCTTGACGCGCCGCGCGCCGAGCGCTATTGGAACTTCGTTGGCGCCTGGTTGCACTGGATGTACATGATCCGCCAGCAGAACACCGATCCGGTGTGGACCTGGACCCTGATCGGCCTGTCCGCCGTCGGCGTGCTGTCGGCGCTAACCGGCCTGCTGAACGGCGTTTGGCGCTGGCGATTCAGCGGCCGCTACAAAAGCGGTCAGCGCACGCCGTACCGCGAGGCATATATGCGCTGGCACCACATCCTTGGCCTCGTTTTCGGGCTGGTGCTGTGCACCTGGATGTTCAGCGGGTTGATGTCGATGAATCCCTTCAATATCCTCGGCGCCAAGGGCGCGCGCCCCGACGCGATCGCGATGCAGGGTGCATCGCCGGCGAGCTTGCGCCTGCCGCAAACCGTACCGCAGGTGCTCGAGCGCCTGCGCACCGGGTCCTTTGCGCCGCGCGAGCTGGAGTGGGGCGTATTGAATGGCCACCCGTTCATCCTGGCGCGCGACGGCATGAACGACACCCGCATTGTGGACGCGACCGGCAGCGGCTTGCGCATCCTGACGTCCTGGCCCCTGTGGCAACTTGAGGACGCGGCGCGCCGGCTGCTGCCGTATCGGGTGGCGTCGTTCGACATGCTGACTAGCTACGACGCGCAGTATTTCGCGCGCGAACAGGCGTCCATGTACGGCGCCAACGAACGCCGCTTGCCGGCCTTGCGCGCGGTGTTCGACGATCCGGAAAATACGTGGGTGTATCTGGATGCGCGCACCGGCCAGGTCGAGCTGAGCGCCGACAAAACCCAGCGCCTGGGACGCTGGCTGTTCAACTTCCTGCACAGCTGGGATATTCCCGTATTGCTGACACCGTCCTGGCCGCGCGAAGCGGCCATCATCGCGCTCAGCATCGGCGGCTTGCTGCTGAGCGCGACGGCTGCGGTCATCGCGTTGCGCCGGCTGCGTGCCATCGTCAGGCATTAG